TCCTAAGTATTTGGACCTAATTGGAACTTaagattttgtttgttttgtttggttgcccaaacttggaccacacacacccacacacatacgttgacctctctctctctcttcctctcgatccttcttccattttctgtaCAACCCATATGGTCATTCCCTCAACCCACCTCATCACTCACGGATCGGGGTTGTGGATGTTATTTTTGCGCTTCTTTTAAGCTCAGGAGTCGAGCTATAGCTTTGGTTGGAAGTGAGGATTTTGGAAAACCGAGAATCCATATTCTCCGGTGATGTGCTTTACTTTTATAGCGTAATCGTGgatgttttaaggtgttttaagGCTTGAGGAAGTCTCTAACCAACTCCATAAGGATCCTAGgtaaattttggagtgattttgGACGTCGGAATACTTGAGTCCATTAAGTTGCAGGGTTGGCCGGTTTTCACGAAATTTCTCGGCGAGATTCCATTGGTTTTAGGTCTCCAAAGTGGTAAGATCTTACTCTCCTAGTTgagagcttcattttggtgaaaatttcatgaattttggttgagaaatggatGAGATATTGAAGTTCTAAGATTTTCCAGAAACCGACGATAGCATCGGTGGCCAGCGCTAGACTCCGGCAAATTAacgaagaaggagaagaatattCTATCAATTTTGACGGAATATGCTAACAGCGTCAGGTAAATTAAACGGTATATTCCATTATTTAACGGAACATTCCCTAACACCATTTTGGAatccgtcagtgtgccaggcacgtgcctgcgcatgGGCGGCGCATATGACCGTGCCTTGGTCGGCGCGTGGGAacttagaattttttttctaaaagtgAGACTCAAGAGGACGAACACAGTCAAGTGAGACTCAAGAGTTACGACCCAatcacataccagtgagtgggcttttggttttctatataagtatatatatgCTTTACGTTTTTTTTCCCCTAGAAAACGTGTTTTAAATGACGTTATATTTTGGAATTGCCATGACAAATGTGTTATGCTTAGAATATGCATTTAGTACTTACATATGTTATGGTTGATGCTGCGGATGCTTAGGTAAGTTCCAGGTGAGTTGTAGATTGTGGATATGAGTTGCATGGTTATAATTATATTTgatgcatttagagctcataaacctgcaccccggtgttagtgcttctGCATGTGGCCAGGGCACAATCCATCACgtaatgttcacctcccgccccgcacgctcaccttggatccaagttaggtgcacagtcctgttgtacagagcACAATAGgaggttctgactcgtaggtgacccgcgattattcgcatagtcttcatatgatcgtaacacttgagcgtacttatttacactcaGTCCTATCAtatagaccacaataggtggttccgctATAATatctcatattttaaaattgacaatgccataccttatctttagaatttgttccaatgttatacctccaTTAATTTGTCtgtgaatttctcagttaaatgttgacatggcttGATCCGAGACCCAGTTCCTTACCTAGATGGATTCCACGTGGCACCACATCTAATGTTTTCCCGCCAAATGGCATCCACGTaagaaaaaatatttgattttttttttttttttggtaatttgaaGTTTGCTTTCCCTCCAAAAAGTGAGAAAAATGTGATCTAACATTTTAAGCACATATTATCATCCTTAAcctcaaatttgaaaaatctcaCCCAAAAATAATGATATAACCATAACAAAACTAGTGTATTCAAGCACAAACTACTCATCATTtccaaagaaaaatatgaaatagacCAAATTATGCATAAAACCTGCTTAATTATCCAAAAATTCATAAACctattaaaaaaactaattgaATTCATCTAGCATCTCCAACCAACATTACAAAACCTACTAAATTCATAAAAACATGCTACATCATCTATTCAATTCACAAAAGACCTACTGGATGCATAACTTTGCAATTCCTTTACAAAAAACAACCATCTGTGCAAAAAACTAGTGACTGGATTGCTTGGTATTTCTGTGCTTGGTGCTTTTGGATGATTCAGTTATTGGTTTGCTTGGTCTTTCTCTGCTTGGTGCTTCTAGGTGATTCAACTACTGATTGTGATGCCTAAATCCAAAGTTCATTAAGAGACAAAGCAAGCTTTTTAACTAAATCCAAATGTTTTACAACTAAAGAAATGGTTaaagtttctttgttttccttgtccTCTTTTTAGGTGCAATTTCAGCTGAATTTGTTGATGGTAATTGTCCTTGAATTTTGGCTTCCTCcaacttcttcttgattttAGGACAGAGATCTCCAACTTTTTTCACCATTATATACATTCTCATATGAATTCTCTTCATCAAGAGCGTGTGAATAAGGAGTGGCATGGTGACAATAGGTTTTTGTCTTGGCACAAGTATGACAGCATTGAAACTTTCACAGCGATCGTTCAACAACATGTCACACTTGGGATATGTTTCAAAATAGGACTTGCTCCAATGATGTGCAGGTTTCTTCACTAACCAATTGTAGGCCTTTTCATCCAGCTTCTTCATATCCTCCATTACTTTTTTGAAGTGGGGAACTATTGTTGTTCTGGCTATTGACCATAAAGCATCCTTCAAAATTTTCCCTTTCAACAAATTTCTGAAGTTGGTATACAAATATCCCACACAAAATCTGTTGTGGGAATTAAAGAGGACTTTTTGAAAAGCCGAAATTAACCCCTTTTGCTTATCACTGATAAATGTCCATCCCTGTTAATTGAGAATCCCAACATCAACGACCAGTAACTCTAAGAACCAAATCCAACTAGACTTATTCTCCATTTCTACCATTGCATACGCTATAACCCATGTTTCATCATTTGGGACAATGCCAACAGCATAAAGTAGCCGACCTCCATGTACACTCTTTAAATCCTATCAATGGTCTACACCCTGACTTAAACCCCTCTTTGTAAGCCCCCAAGCACACATATATCATTTGGAACCTCTGCTTATCCAACTTCACCTTCACTATACTTCCACAATTAGTCTTCTTCACTTATTCAGCAAAATCCCACAACTTTGTGTATTGCTCTGCATGTTTTCCCTCAATGATCTTCAAAGCCATATCTAAAACCCTGTAAGCCTTCCTCTTTGTACAACCGTGATTCCACTCTGATTTAACAGTTGCTAAAAGGGAATCCACATGCCATATGGGATTAAATTTTATCATGTCCATGTAAAAATCCGTCAGCAAAGGGGACTTCAAGTtcttgtttgcccaagttctcCCACATGTATGTTCATCAAGTATGGTCTTGATCTGTATGTTGTTTGAACCATACATTTTTCCAGCATAACATTTCCCAGGGCAGTTTTTTTGCACACTTGGCTATGACTTTCAACTTCTCATTCCTAGGAAAATGGATTCCCTCATATCCATTCACTAGGGACTACATGATGACAGCTCGCTTGAATTGCACATAATCCCAGAAAACAAGCCCTAGTGTAAGAATGAGATTCTTCATGTATGTTTTCTCATTGAACTATGGAAATCGCTCATGTTTTTTGCCTCATTCATCTTCAGAGTGTACACTTTCCAGGACATCAGAGTTATAGTCTGGATCATCAACCACATTTTGTTCCAGAGTtgtatcaaattcttcttccttttgctctttttctctttcccAGCTTTGCTCATATTGCCTTGCACTTCTTTGCTCAAAATCCCTTTTATATGTTTACTCAAAGTTCCCTTATTTTCTGTGCTCagattcccttgcattttcttcCACAATACCATCAAACTTGGAAAACACTGGGTTATCAACATCACTCCTATATTCACTCTCTTCAAACTCACTATCATCTTCTTCAACAGCTTATTCATTCTTTTCTTCAATATTCCCCTCAAAACTAATAGGTACATCAAAGAAGACTTCAACGTCCCCCTCTTCTACATCCCTTTCTCCTACCTTAGTATCCTCTTCTTCTACCTCAATATCCTCTTCTCATACCTTAGCCATAGATTTCCCCTTGTTCTCTTCTGGCCCTtcaccatttttctctttctgACCATTCCCAGAATCATCATTTCTCTTTCCTACCTCAGTCACACATGTTTACGTGAGATGTGCAACAATCATCCACTTCTGGCCCTTCAATAGCTAGCAAGCCCCTATATCTTATTGGTTTAAGTGGTGTTGGCCCAACATCCCCCTCTGAACTACTTATCTTCTCAATTACCAATTTACTTGGACCACTAACTTCCATGGACTTCAGAAATTGCCCTTGGGTAACGGCTTCTTCTGTCGTCAATTCTTCGATGTACATCTCAATCCCTTTATCTTTTGGAACAAAATTGCACATCGCCTGAACATCGAAATCACTTTGAATCGGCTTCAAACCATTGGAAAGGTACATGTTGGGAATCTTGTAATAGTAGTTCATGAAGCACTCACTGTATCGAACTACCTCCACCATATCATTTATCACCGGCAGTGACATGAGGTCTTTATCACAGTTATTTATATATGTCACTTTTCCCCCAACTTAGAGGTCATAACTTATCTCTCCACCATGATGCAATTCAATAGAGAATAATTCTGGATATACTGAAATTCAtaaaaacaaaccctaattaaaagccaacaacaaacaaaagcaaTTGCATTTTAACCTAATCAGAAGCCACCAAAAACCAATGcacaagaataaacaaagcaaTAAAGCAACAAGAACAAACAAAGTAATAAAGCAACAAACCACCTTATTCGACACACTATATGCAAACAGCCAAAGCACATTAACCATTTCTCGATAAGAAAGCAACAAACCACAACAAACCACCTTATCTTGATAAGAATAAACAAAGCAATAAAGCAACAAACCATGTTATATCgacaagaataaacaaagcaacaaacccattaTCCAACAACTCAGTAACCATTTTGAATTAAGAAAGCATAAAACCACCTTTTTAAATGAGAATAAACAAAGCTACAAACCCATTATCCGACACCTCAGGAATCATTTCGAATTAACAAAACATAAATCcaccttttcaaacaagaataaacaaagcTTCAAACCCTTTATCCAACACCTCGGGTACCATTTCGAATTCACAAAGTATAAATCCAcattttcaaacaagaataaacaaaacccacattCAACTCATTCCAATAAATAAGTTCAGTATGCATTTGGAATCATCAAAAGCACAAAAAAGCCTTATAATAGGTAGGTGTTGTTTCGTTGGAATCCTTGCGCACGTACCACCCCATGTCGAATCCTTCGATTTTTCTTCGAAGCCATTTGGAACCCAAATGAAACCCCCTTCCAACACCAACGAAGTCAAGGAAGCGAGTCGACAAGATGATTTAGGGATTTTCGCTGAATTTCTAATTTGATTGTTCGATATTTGAAACCGCTGGTATGAGAACTAGGGTTaaaggttcttttttttttttttttttttttttttttttttggaattgagAATGGAATTAGATCGATAGGGTTTGGATGTACCGAGGGGAAAAACAATTCGAATGGCACAATTTACAATGTACtcttactttttaaattttaattttaatggaaTATCCACATGACATCCGGTGAGAAAAGCCACATGTATTGAGAATCTCACGTGGATGCCATTTGGTGGGAAAACATTGGGTGTGGTGCCACGTGGAATCCATCTGGGCGAGGAACTGGGTCTCGGATcaagtcacgtcagcatttaactaaaAAATTCACAGACAAACTAAtggaggtataacattggaacaaattctaaagatgaggtataacattgtcaattttaaaaaatgaggtACGATAGTATCGTTCGACtcatagttaaggtagttttgtgtaattttctCAATTCAGTTTTGGAACGGTACCCTGTTCGGATAAGGTCACATTGCtattttcctttccaaacatcgaAAGTGGCCGCCGGAAACGCACATGATAATTGACGCAATGTTCCCCCAAgtataaatacaaaaaaccTACACGCACTCTGCTGCccttaatttcagtttttcccTCCACTCTCTTTTCCCTCACTGCTTTCTTCCATTTCTGAGTTCCGTTTGAATCTCAGATAAGTCCCAAAGTACGCAGAAATCCGGAGTGGAAAAGAAAGGTACCCATCTCTTTTTCTTCGACTTTTGCTTCGTTTTTACCTCTTTTTCCAGTTTTAGGGTAACTTTTTGTGCTTGATAATCTGGCTTTAATTTGAAATCTTTGAAGGTGTTAAACCCCATATGGTTTTGTTTCATTGATTATCTGttctgggttgttttgtgttttgctTGGTGGGTTCAGATTCATTTGGGTTTATATTTGATTTCGagttgattaattttttattagttgcAGATCATATTGACTGCAGAAGTTTGAATCTTTGTGGGTTTTTTATAATGGTAGTTTTTGGGTACCTTGACATTTACCTAATAAATAAGTTCATGACATTGGTCATTTGACAATTTTATCTTTAGTTTAGGAGAATGGGGTTGGTTCAATGAGATGAGCCAAATTTAagaatctgatttttttttttttttttttgtcttaataTGTGTGAGTGTGCGTTGGTGATAAGAACCGAGAGAATGAACGAGATGGTTTGCAGTGGAATCAACCCCATGGTTGGGGACGGAAGGGATGCAAAATGTTGGATCTGTTATGAATTGGATAGTTGAGCAGCCCAGTGAGGTTATCTCTTTGGTTTTTCTGAGAGAGCATATCTGTTGCGAATGTGCTGTACTGACcgctttaattttttatgatccTTAAAGATGGACTGTTGTAGGGTGAAAAGTTATCCAAAAATAATGGAAGGGTAATTTTCCGCATGGTGATTCTTTAATTGTATGATAAAATTTCCAATGTTTTAGATTATAAGAAGCGAAAGTCACTGCTTCACTCTATCGTTTTCATTTGTTGATGATACCTTTTACCAAATGGAACTGTGAAATTTCCTCTAACCTCTTTTTGATTGCTAGAAAGGGgggaaagagaagaaacttGATTGGTAATAAAGGGCAACATAGCATATTGGGAATCTATATATATGGGGAAACAATTGCTTCAAAGTTAAAAATGAAGGAATTGCATGATAGTAGTTTAGAAGGTTTTAGTTTAGtgcttttaattttgtttacgtTACAAATTTTCTCCTCCCCGGAAGACGAAGAGAAGTTTTGTTGCATCGTTGTTATTTTCTATATTCCAAGTTTCTTCACAGTTTCTACTTTCTAGGTCAACAGTTATAATCGTGCATATATTAACTTAATTTTTTCTGTTGTCAAGAATTATGTTGGGTAAAGGATGTTTCTGATGTTATAAGAGTTTTATCTCATATCCTGAAACGTTCATTTGGTAAATTCATGATGgttatcatttaatattttggaaCTTTATATGTATGGCATAAGTAGGCTGCTTATCACTTTATTAAAGTGTTTATGATTGCCATTTGTAGGTTTTGTTGCAATGGATGCCACAACTCTGAATTCAGAACGCCGTCCATTTTCAATTAAACTATGGCCTCCTAGCCAAAATACAAGGAAAGTGCTTGTGGAGCGGATGATAAACAATCTTAGCTCTAAATCCCTTTTCACTGAGAAGTATGGCTGTCTGAGTAAGGAAGAGGCTGAGGAAAATGCAAAACGAATTGAGGATGTCGCTTTTGCTACTGCAGATCAAAACTATGAAAATGAACCAGATGGGGATGGAAGTTCTGCAGTGCAGCTTTATGCCCGGGAATGCAGTAAGCTCCTGCTGGAAGTTCTTAAAAAGGGACCTAGAAGCAAGGAGGACGGCGAGGTGACATCTGGTACCACACCCACTGAGACTTTGTTTGATATATCGAAAGGCCAACGGGCTTTTATTGAGGCTGAGGAAGCTGAGGAGCTTTTGAAGCCACTGAAGGAGCCAGGGAACACTTACACCAAAATATGCTTCAGCAATAGAAGCTTTGGTCTTGGAGCAGCCCGTGTTGCTGAGCCCATATTGGTTTCTCTTAAGAACCAGTTGAAAGAAGTTGACCTCTCAGATTTTATAGCAGGAAGACCGGAGGCAGAAGCTCTTGAAGTCATGAATATATTTGCAGCTGCCTTAGAAGGTAGTATCTTGAAGTATCTGAATCTCTCCAACAATGCCTTGGGTGAGAAAGGTGTTCGGGCTTTTGGGGCACTCCTGAAATCACAAAGTTACTTGGAGGAACTCTATTTGATGAATGATGGCATTTCAGAAGAAGCTGCTCGAGCAGTTTGTGAGTTGATTCCTTCTACAGAGAAGCTTAGAGTCCTCCATTTTCATAATAATATGACAGGAGATGAAGGGGCAATTGCTATTGCTGAGGTTGTCAAGCGTTCTCCCCTTTTGGAGAATTTCCGTTGCTCCTCCACGAGGGTAGGCTCCGAGGGAGGAGTTGCCTTATCTGAAGCACTTGGGACTTGTACCCATTTGGAAAAGCTGGACTTGCGGGACAACATGTTTGGTGTAGAAGGTGGAGTCGCATTGAGTAAAGCTCTTTCCAAGCATAACAATTTGACAGAGATTTACCTTAGTTACTTGAACCTAGAAGACGAGGGCGCAGTTGTAATTGCCAATGTTCTCAAGGAATCAGCCCCTGCACTCGAAGTCTTTGACATTGCTGGAAATGACATAACAGCTAAAGCTGCTCCTGCCATAGCAGCTTGTATAACAGCTAAACCACATCTGGCCAAGCTGAATTTGGGTGAGAATAGCCTTAAGGATGAAGGCACTATTCAGATCAGCAAGGTGTTGGAAGGCCATGCTGAGTTGCAGGAAGTTGATTTCAACACCAACCAAATCAGAAGAGCAGGGGCTCGTGCGTTGGCACATGCTGTGGTTCAGAAGCCCAGTTTTAAGCTGCTCAACATCAATGCAAATTTCATTTCTGATGAAGGAATTGACGAGCTGAAGGATGCATTCAGGAAATCTCCCGACGCGCTTGGATCTTTGGACGAGAATGACCCTGAAGGAGAAGACGACGATGACGAAGATGAAGATGACGACAAAGAATCTGGAGAGGGCAAAGGCAGTGAGGATGAATTGGAATCCAAACTGAAAAACCTTGAAGTTGGCCAAGAGGAATAGAGGTCCTCTCTCGTATGTCTAGGTGTTTTTCTCTTTCCTGATTAGGTTTCGCAGAGTTAATACCCTCTTTAACATCAATTACTGGTGAGGGTATTTGCAGCTTTTAGGAAGACTATTGAATCTTATTATGCATCAGTTGGCACCAGCCGTTTCTTAAAGCTGTGTGATGACGGGTGTTCGTAGAATTGGGTTTAATTGTTTCTTTTATTGTCATGTTAGTCGGtttatctttctttgtttcaaaCCTTAGGAGTGCAGTAAGCATCACCCCTGTTGTTGTGATAGATGTGGCTTTAGTAGATTTCGGATGTTTGCTATGTATGACTATGAGGGTTATTCTGGATATTATTTTGTGAGATGCAGCAAAAGCATTGCTGCTGGTGTTAGAATAGAATATGTCGTTCCGGTTTCATCGGATGTTCCCTAGAGGGACGTTAGAAGGAAATGTGTGATATTACTGACTGTTAAATGACGTGATTTGATGATTCTGATTTGGCTTTGTTCCATGAGTGAAAAGGCTCTGTTCTCTGAGAGTCTTTTACTCATGGAACACAGCCTCGATGCGCCTCCAAGGTTGTTCTTGCCCTCATTGTGTCTGCTGGTCGTTGTAGATTGGCAAATCTCTAGACGCAGGCCTTTACTGTTCGATAGAATTGTTCGCTCGTTTGGGACTACTATTGGAAGCACTTTTTCTCTAAAGCGCTTTGCTCgaatttattttgttaaaaaaaggtTAAGCATCTGATAGGTCCTCCAAACAAACGTTTCCGACCTACAAGCATTTTTAACCGTATCAGCTGTAAAAGCCATCAGAAgcattttcttttgtaaaaaCGCTTTTAACACTTCTAGAAGCAGTCACAATTTCAAGAAATCcatacaaaaagaagaaaagtttaCGAACTTTACGAGCAAGAACTTTCTTGTTAAATAACTTCAAAGAAACAGATGCAACTTATTCTTAAAAACACTCCAAATAATTGCAAACCAAAAAGATTATTAATTTATACATTTCCCTACCGTTATTCTTCTTTGATACAAGTGGTGCAGACATCTTAGATTCATTATCCTACCACAATGCCTACTGAGCCCGACAATGAGATCGGAAGGTGCTATCGATAAAGTTCGCGTTGCTGCTCTAACTGCCAGACTTCGCACAACCAGCAGAATGTACGGAGGTTAAGTCAACATCAAGCATTTGCTGCGCTGAGATGTAAAGGATCAGCAGAAAGCTGATCAATGCTGAAGACCATGTACAAGACCAGCAGCCACAATCATGCTCAGGTAAGAAGTCATGAGGGGTTCGCTGCTGAGCTAATTCGATTAAGCCCATCCATTACCTCTTACATTGGAATTTTGCCCTCTACCATCGGAGGAGGAACCTGGGTTAACATAGCTTGATCTCTTTTTTCGATGTATCTTGAATGTCAAGATAGGCCCATTCAAACCACTTCCTCCAGCTGCATGACTTTCATGTTTCTCTACTTCCAGCTCTTCAGACTTCTGTCTCTTCAAGCCTGGGGTCAACTCATAGGTATCTTCACTTGCTCCCTCTTTTGCCAACGGAACATTGTGAATCAATTTCGCAACTTTTTCCTCTGTTCCTGCATTACCACTAACTAATTCAACGCTATCTGATTGAACATGATTTCTCTTTGTTCCTCTTCCTGAAAGCTTCGACATGTCTGCTCCATTTTCTACAGCTTTCATCCACTGTAAATCACTAAGGCCATCAGAATAAGACTGTACTGCCTTTCTCCTGCGCTTTCCCGTGATGCTGCCACTATGAAAGCCTTTGGTAGCAGTTTGCTTATCAGGTGTTGAATATGCCCACTCGGGAACCTCATGGTCTTCCATAAGGCGAGATCTGTAGTTCTCCTTTCGCCTTCTCTCCTCATCCATTTTCTCAAACATCCAGAACTCTTCTTCTGATCTGGCAGCAAGGCGGTTGATCTCTCGCTCGCTTGGTACATCTGTCCCAAGTGATCTTGTACCCTTGCGCATGATTTCCTCCAACAGCTCTCTTCTGTCCTGAGCTGCAAACACAACGTATATCTTTTGTCAGAATACAGCCGTAGTGGAGcgcaaaataaagaaaatgtgtTCATCTTAACCATGCAAGATACAAGACATCTCTTCCATTCAATCTCTGATGTAGACGTGGTGTTACTTTACTGTGAGTGGGGGGAAAAAGTTTTGATCTTGTGGTTTATGCAGGGTCAATAGCAAGCCCAAGATCGATAATAGTTGTGACTCAATGCAGCACTTCTAATTTGCTTCTATCATTGACTTGGGAACGACATGCATGCGTATTAAGAAACCAGATTTGTATGAACGTGATGCATGTGTAGAGAGCATGTGCAGGCAAAGTAATGAAGCAGTGAATAAAACCTCATTCTTACTAGAAGTAATGAcatcataacaaaaaaaaataataatggcaTGAAACTGAAGTGCAACCAACCTGTGGAAGTTGTATTAAATAGTCCGGCCTGGATGACCTTGGCATCTATGCCCATCTTCTCTTTAGCACGCTCTAAAATTACTTCTTCGATTGATCCAACACTAACCAACACAAATACCCTAACTTCTTTCTTTTGACCTATACGATGGGCCCGGTCCTCCGCCTGTTGGTCCATTTGTGGATTCCAATCACTGTCGAAAATTATTACCGTATCAGCAGTTTGTAAGTTCAAACCAAGGCCTCCAGCACGAGTGCTCAAGAGAAACATGAAGAAAGGAGAATCTGGAGCGTTGAATTTCTTTAGCAGAGTCCCCCTTTCCTCAGTTTTTGTTGAACCATCCAGTCGAAGATACTTAAAGTCGTGAAGTTGCAAATAAATTTCAAGAATGTCCATGAGACGAGTCATTTGTGAAAAAAGCAGGATTCTGTGCCCCGCTTTGTGGAGTTTTGGGAGTAGACGATCAAGTAGTTCAAACTTTCCTGATGCTCTGATGATCTCCTCCCTGCGCCACATGTTATAATCTCCCACAAAAAGGTATGGGTGGTTACAACACTTCCTGAGCTGCATTGTCAGGTTCTGCAAGCTCTTTGATTTTCCAGAACCTAAAAACAAGTTCTCATCAATAAATTATGACAGAACAAATAATCATTGCAATTTTAGACTGCTTTTTAAGGACGTTAACTGTCACAATGTTTCAACTAATTTCAGGTAAGAAGAATGGCGAACTGCATGAACA
This Pyrus communis chromosome 6, drPyrComm1.1, whole genome shotgun sequence DNA region includes the following protein-coding sequences:
- the LOC137736518 gene encoding RAN GTPase-activating protein 2-like; this translates as MDATTLNSERRPFSIKLWPPSQNTRKVLVERMINNLSSKSLFTEKYGCLSKEEAEENAKRIEDVAFATADQNYENEPDGDGSSAVQLYARECSKLLLEVLKKGPRSKEDGEVTSGTTPTETLFDISKGQRAFIEAEEAEELLKPLKEPGNTYTKICFSNRSFGLGAARVAEPILVSLKNQLKEVDLSDFIAGRPEAEALEVMNIFAAALEGSILKYLNLSNNALGEKGVRAFGALLKSQSYLEELYLMNDGISEEAARAVCELIPSTEKLRVLHFHNNMTGDEGAIAIAEVVKRSPLLENFRCSSTRVGSEGGVALSEALGTCTHLEKLDLRDNMFGVEGGVALSKALSKHNNLTEIYLSYLNLEDEGAVVIANVLKESAPALEVFDIAGNDITAKAAPAIAACITAKPHLAKLNLGENSLKDEGTIQISKVLEGHAELQEVDFNTNQIRRAGARALAHAVVQKPSFKLLNINANFISDEGIDELKDAFRKSPDALGSLDENDPEGEDDDDEDEDDDKESGEGKGSEDELESKLKNLEVGQEE